A single Defluviitalea saccharophila DNA region contains:
- a CDS encoding prepilin-type N-terminal cleavage/methylation domain-containing protein, with protein MKDIKKSLKSTKGFTLIELIVIIAILAVLAVIAVPRLVGYQERARASTDRNNASIIGNAVSLALTEGDLKLNESGGAATGFVGYEGSSVAASALSDVLVPKYLESIPKPQSVAADDFTVNVNTNGTISITAGGETFYPLTDTGE; from the coding sequence ATGAAAGACATTAAAAAATCTTTAAAAAGTACAAAAGGTTTTACCTTAATTGAATTAATCGTTATTATAGCAATATTGGCTGTTTTGGCTGTCATTGCTGTACCAAGACTTGTGGGCTATCAAGAAAGAGCCAGAGCGAGTACAGACCGTAACAATGCCAGCATTATAGGCAATGCGGTGAGTTTGGCATTGACAGAAGGGGATTTAAAACTCAATGAAAGTGGCGGTGCTGCAACGGGATTTGTAGGATATGAAGGCAGTTCTGTCGCTGCCAGTGCTTTAAGTGACGTTCTGGTGCCTAAATATCTTGAATCTATTCCAAAGCCCCAATCTGTTGCAGCTGACGACTTTACGGTTAATGTGAATACGAACGGTACGATCAGTATTACTGCCGGCGGTGAAACATTTTATCCCTTAACGGATACCGGTGAATAA
- a CDS encoding GIY-YIG nuclease family protein has protein sequence MIEVSDKIKEKLNQLPQLTGIYKMLDAKGNIIYIGKSKCLKKRVKSYFVDNPKWEKVKKLVLFIDDIEYVVTDTHLEALLLECQLIKKIKPSFNALMKNDQNYVYLKVENYNKFNALSVVHQREENTYGPFRKRYTLLNIITALKSIFPLIKKNGIYEFEYHIMPSPMDEESFNKNKTALLEIFSDSSHMDTLISVLENKMEEAAAEYKFETAAKYRDIIQGLYHINNGIWRYKDLMSKDILLKIPTMNGHKLFFISNGNILAKKLYSNLKNEDIEHFVKESYAIKASISSIMDEKADIDFRDILYSEIISLPQEMVHIISLG, from the coding sequence TTGATAGAAGTTTCAGATAAAATCAAGGAAAAGCTCAATCAATTGCCCCAGCTTACAGGCATTTATAAAATGCTGGACGCAAAAGGAAATATCATATATATCGGAAAAAGTAAATGCCTTAAGAAAAGAGTAAAATCCTATTTTGTTGACAATCCAAAATGGGAAAAAGTGAAAAAACTCGTTTTATTCATCGATGATATAGAATATGTCGTTACGGATACACACCTAGAAGCCCTTCTCCTCGAATGCCAATTAATCAAGAAAATTAAGCCCAGCTTTAATGCCCTGATGAAAAACGATCAAAATTATGTTTACTTGAAAGTAGAAAATTATAATAAGTTTAATGCCTTATCTGTTGTGCATCAGCGAGAAGAAAATACCTACGGTCCTTTTAGAAAAAGATATACCCTTTTAAATATCATCACTGCACTGAAATCTATTTTTCCTCTTATAAAAAAGAACGGAATTTATGAATTCGAGTACCATATAATGCCCTCACCTATGGATGAAGAGAGCTTTAATAAAAACAAAACCGCTTTGTTAGAAATTTTTTCGGACAGTAGTCATATGGATACTTTGATTAGTGTATTAGAAAACAAAATGGAAGAAGCTGCCGCAGAGTATAAATTTGAAACGGCAGCAAAATATAGGGATATCATTCAGGGATTATATCACATCAATAATGGAATATGGCGTTATAAAGACCTCATGTCTAAAGATATCCTGTTAAAAATACCAACAATGAATGGTCATAAGCTCTTTTTCATTTCCAACGGAAATATATTAGCTAAGAAGCTTTATTCCAATTTAAAAAATGAGGATATCGAACATTTTGTAAAGGAGAGTTATGCTATAAAAGCCTCAATATCCTCAATCATGGATGAAAAAGCAGATATTGATTTTCGCGATATTTTATATTCCGAAATTATTTCTTTGCCGCAAGAAATGGTTCATATCATTTCTCTTGGATAG
- a CDS encoding PilN domain-containing protein, giving the protein MNKEYNFFYPYIQKSRRMARIRLGLIIALSVIIGSMFIIQLFTFLYSKEMKNKLSALENELSFLERNPDVQRYNETVRKYEILTQYGEIITNIDQSIQSTDVIDIELFNTLERCFPANMNITSLSLNMHELSIQGNGTSIKDIADLENNLRNNALFDRIHVSVINRNENKIAFSAACLIKDVRKNEAQ; this is encoded by the coding sequence ATGAATAAAGAGTATAACTTTTTCTACCCTTACATACAAAAATCCAGAAGAATGGCCCGTATTCGTTTAGGCCTTATTATCGCTTTATCCGTTATAATAGGAAGCATGTTCATTATACAGCTTTTTACTTTTCTTTATTCCAAAGAGATGAAAAATAAGTTATCTGCATTAGAAAATGAATTATCCTTTCTCGAAAGAAATCCTGATGTTCAGCGATATAATGAAACCGTCAGAAAATACGAGATTCTCACTCAATATGGTGAAATCATTACAAATATTGACCAGTCAATCCAATCTACAGACGTTATAGATATAGAGCTTTTCAATACTCTTGAAAGATGTTTCCCAGCAAATATGAATATCACATCATTATCATTAAATATGCATGAACTGTCCATTCAAGGCAATGGGACCTCTATAAAGGATATAGCAGACCTGGAAAACAATTTGAGAAACAATGCACTATTTGATAGGATTCATGTGAGTGTAATCAATCGTAATGAGAATAAAATCGCCTTTTCTGCTGCATGTCTTATTAAGGATGTGAGAAAAAATGAAGCTCAGTAA
- the sigI gene encoding RNA polymerase sigma-I factor, whose protein sequence is MRVFSFKAALTEKKLKDILDEITDIQKGNEVLRNQFIDKYSNYIVSMASRVKGNYVQIENDEEYSVALNAFNRAIDLYNPDRGASFFTFAGLLIKRDIIDLYKKNSSLKEIPISHLNNEVNDRSEYDPRNAEDTIRCQEDQFNLQQEINIYKTLLKEYAIDFNTLASVSPKHAEVRRKMIMLAKMLSEEMDLKASIIKKKTLPLKEMESRLDYSRKTLERHRKYILANFILINSDLDYLKEYIKDVLQGGENC, encoded by the coding sequence TTGAGAGTATTTTCATTCAAAGCAGCTTTGACAGAGAAGAAACTTAAAGACATTTTAGATGAAATAACAGATATCCAAAAGGGGAACGAAGTACTTCGAAATCAATTTATTGATAAATATAGTAATTATATAGTAAGTATGGCCAGCAGGGTAAAAGGAAATTATGTTCAGATCGAAAATGATGAGGAATATTCTGTTGCTCTAAATGCTTTTAACAGAGCTATTGATTTGTATAATCCGGATAGGGGAGCATCTTTTTTCACATTTGCAGGCCTGCTGATTAAAAGAGATATAATAGATCTTTATAAAAAAAATAGTAGTTTAAAAGAAATTCCAATCAGTCATTTGAATAATGAAGTTAATGACCGCTCTGAATATGATCCTAGAAATGCAGAGGACACTATCCGATGTCAGGAAGATCAATTTAATCTTCAGCAGGAAATCAACATATATAAAACGCTGCTAAAGGAATACGCCATCGATTTTAATACTTTGGCTTCTGTCTCTCCGAAACATGCCGAAGTCAGACGGAAGATGATTATGCTGGCTAAAATGTTATCAGAGGAAATGGATTTAAAAGCATCTATTATTAAAAAGAAAACTCTGCCCTTAAAGGAAATGGAAAGCCGATTGGATTATAGTCGCAAAACTCTGGAACGCCATCGAAAATATATTTTAGCGAATTTTATTTTAATTAACAGTGACTTGGATTATTTGAAAGAGTATATCAAAGATGTTTTACAAGGTGGTGAGAATTGTTGA
- a CDS encoding type II secretion system protein, with the protein MLSFLKRRLSLEQGFTLIEVLVSLTLISIIITGVMGLFVFSARSGKSSKESLDATYTARNHMEMIYGLSQTVDFESGLDQIRTEKGFEKISPSENLFGKTVDDQYVTIQLKERGNLINVIVNVYEDTALRAKMETLLLWAE; encoded by the coding sequence GTGCTTTCTTTTTTAAAACGTCGCTTGTCTTTAGAACAAGGATTTACCTTAATAGAAGTATTGGTATCATTAACTTTAATTTCGATCATTATCACCGGCGTAATGGGATTATTTGTGTTTTCAGCCAGAAGTGGAAAAAGTTCAAAAGAATCCTTGGATGCAACTTATACTGCCAGAAATCATATGGAAATGATCTATGGACTTAGTCAGACCGTTGATTTCGAATCCGGACTTGATCAGATAAGGACAGAAAAGGGCTTTGAAAAGATTTCTCCTTCTGAAAATTTATTTGGAAAGACTGTAGATGATCAATATGTGACCATTCAGCTTAAAGAGCGAGGGAATCTCATTAATGTTATTGTTAATGTCTATGAAGATACTGCTTTAAGGGCTAAAATGGAGACCTTATTACTATGGGCGGAATAG
- the gltX gene encoding glutamate--tRNA ligase: MDYKKLAELLFPNITNSVSYYEDTVFPKRDLPEGAMVTRLAPSPTGFIHLGNLYGAFVDERLAHQNNGVFMLRIEDTDEKRKVEGAIETIISSLEYFDLKFDEGVTVNGEIGSYGPYYQSNRGEIYQTVAKYLVEQGRAYPCFCTEEELAEVRKQQEAEKVTPGYYGKWAKDRDLSLEEIEQRLKNNESFVLRFKSIGTEEGKFEIEDAIRGTLSMPENFQDIVLLKSNGIPTYHFAHVVDDHLMRVTHVVRGEEWLSTLPIHYELFKTLGWELPTYCHTAHMMKIDNGVKRKLSKRKDPEMGLGYYMELGYFPAAVREYLLTILNSNFEEWRMANPDSSTDEFKFTLNKMSTSGALFDLNKLNDISKDVLVKIPVEEIYDFLLNWAKQYKTEIVNNLMQYKDSVIKLLSVGRDGAKPRKDLIYCEQIFDFISYFFDEYFEIVDPYPQNIDEEEAKKLLKAYMETYDHSDDQTQWFEKIRVIAEQNGYAAKPKDYKKNPDMYKGHVGDVSTVIRLAVVGRASSPDVWEIQQILGEDKVRERIKKASL; this comes from the coding sequence ATGGATTATAAGAAACTGGCGGAGCTGCTTTTCCCCAATATAACAAACTCGGTATCTTACTATGAAGACACCGTATTTCCAAAGAGGGATTTACCAGAGGGTGCAATGGTAACCAGACTTGCCCCAAGTCCTACAGGATTTATTCATCTTGGAAATCTTTACGGAGCTTTTGTAGATGAGCGTTTAGCCCATCAAAATAATGGTGTATTTATGCTTCGTATCGAAGATACGGACGAAAAACGTAAGGTAGAAGGAGCAATTGAAACAATTATCTCTTCTCTGGAATATTTCGATTTAAAGTTCGATGAAGGTGTAACTGTTAACGGAGAAATAGGCAGTTATGGACCTTACTATCAAAGTAACCGTGGAGAAATCTATCAAACCGTTGCTAAGTACCTGGTGGAGCAAGGCAGAGCATATCCTTGTTTCTGTACGGAAGAAGAATTGGCAGAGGTAAGAAAACAGCAAGAAGCAGAAAAGGTTACTCCTGGTTATTACGGTAAATGGGCTAAGGACAGGGATTTATCCCTTGAAGAAATAGAACAGCGTTTAAAAAACAATGAAAGCTTTGTACTTAGATTTAAATCTATAGGAACAGAAGAAGGAAAATTTGAAATAGAAGATGCCATTAGAGGCACTCTTTCCATGCCTGAAAACTTTCAGGATATTGTACTTTTAAAGTCCAATGGCATACCCACATATCATTTTGCCCATGTAGTGGACGACCATTTGATGAGAGTTACCCATGTTGTCAGGGGAGAAGAATGGCTTTCAACCTTGCCTATTCACTATGAATTGTTTAAAACTTTAGGCTGGGAGCTTCCAACATATTGTCATACAGCCCATATGATGAAGATTGATAATGGTGTAAAGAGAAAATTATCCAAAAGAAAAGACCCGGAAATGGGATTGGGCTACTATATGGAATTAGGATATTTCCCTGCAGCAGTTAGAGAATATCTATTAACCATTTTGAACTCTAATTTTGAAGAGTGGAGAATGGCAAATCCAGACAGCAGTACGGATGAGTTTAAATTTACTTTAAATAAAATGAGTACTTCAGGGGCATTATTTGACTTAAATAAACTCAATGATATCAGTAAAGATGTTTTAGTAAAAATTCCAGTTGAAGAAATTTATGATTTCTTACTCAACTGGGCTAAGCAATACAAAACTGAAATTGTAAACAATTTAATGCAGTATAAGGATTCTGTAATCAAATTATTATCCGTAGGAAGAGACGGCGCAAAGCCTCGTAAAGATTTAATATATTGTGAACAGATCTTTGACTTTATCAGCTATTTCTTTGATGAATACTTTGAAATCGTTGATCCTTATCCTCAAAATATTGATGAGGAAGAAGCAAAGAAATTACTGAAAGCTTATATGGAAACCTATGACCACAGCGATGACCAAACCCAATGGTTTGAAAAAATCAGAGTAATCGCTGAGCAAAACGGCTATGCAGCTAAGCCTAAGGATTATAAGAAAAATCCTGACATGTATAAAGGACATGTAGGGGATGTAAGTACTGTTATAAGATTAGCTGTTGTAGGACGGGCATCCTCACCGGATGTTTGGGAAATTCAGCAAATTTTAGGTGAAGATAAAGTTCGTGAGAGAATAAAAAAGGCTTCTTTGTAG
- a CDS encoding type II secretion system protein produces MIKNENGVTLIELIVSLAIFSVIISLTLSVLLFGSRTFKMQTNETNNLLNVSNAMHYITKEIRKADQVEIENGILILNEKDVYKLENNIIMKNTTLMFYNIELFEIAKSSSKIDIKIKGIGEEKVESTIYLR; encoded by the coding sequence ATGATAAAAAACGAAAACGGAGTTACCCTAATAGAATTAATTGTGTCTTTAGCAATCTTTTCGGTCATAATCTCTTTAACTTTATCGGTTTTATTGTTTGGCAGCAGAACTTTTAAAATGCAAACCAATGAAACCAATAATTTATTAAATGTAAGCAATGCAATGCATTACATAACAAAAGAAATCAGAAAAGCGGATCAAGTAGAGATAGAAAACGGAATATTGATTCTAAATGAAAAAGACGTTTATAAACTAGAGAATAATATTATTATGAAAAATACCACTCTCATGTTTTATAACATAGAGTTATTTGAGATTGCAAAATCAAGCTCGAAAATAGATATCAAAATAAAAGGAATAGGGGAAGAAAAGGTGGAATCGACCATTTATCTAAGATGA
- a CDS encoding VIT1/CCC1 transporter family protein, translating to MGNQGRTISEETKKFILKLQQNEVTERMIYLNLAKRVKKQSEKETLQRIAEEEGMHCEIWASYTNQKLSPQKLRVWFYAIISFIFGYTFAIKIMEKGEKDVQYIYSKLALEVPEAKQILKDEEVHEQALIGLLDEERLQYVGSMVLGLNDALVELTGTLAGLSFALQNNKLVALSGLITGISATLSMASSEYLSARSEGNSDALKSSLYTGIMYIFAVVLLVLPYLLLPSDQFVSALMIMLVIVVAIIFSFTYYISVAKDLPFKKRFLEMAVISLSVAALSFGVGFLVKQFLGIDI from the coding sequence ATGGGAAATCAAGGGAGAACCATATCTGAAGAAACAAAAAAATTTATTCTTAAGCTTCAGCAAAATGAAGTGACCGAGCGAATGATTTATTTAAATCTGGCTAAACGGGTAAAAAAACAATCAGAAAAGGAAACCCTGCAGCGAATCGCTGAGGAAGAGGGAATGCATTGTGAAATCTGGGCTAGTTATACCAATCAAAAACTATCACCACAGAAATTAAGAGTCTGGTTTTATGCAATAATAAGTTTTATTTTTGGTTATACTTTTGCTATTAAGATTATGGAAAAGGGAGAAAAGGATGTACAATACATCTATTCAAAACTGGCTTTGGAAGTTCCTGAGGCGAAGCAGATTCTAAAAGATGAAGAAGTACATGAACAGGCGCTGATTGGCTTGCTTGACGAAGAGCGTCTGCAATATGTGGGTTCAATGGTATTGGGTCTTAATGATGCCTTGGTAGAACTGACCGGAACATTGGCAGGGTTAAGCTTTGCTTTGCAAAATAATAAATTAGTAGCCCTTTCCGGATTGATTACAGGCATTTCGGCAACCTTATCCATGGCTTCATCAGAGTATTTATCCGCTCGTTCTGAAGGAAATTCCGATGCGTTAAAGTCTTCATTATATACAGGGATCATGTACATCTTTGCAGTTGTTTTACTGGTGCTGCCGTATCTTTTGCTGCCCAGTGACCAATTTGTTTCTGCATTAATGATTATGTTGGTGATTGTTGTAGCTATTATATTCTCTTTTACCTATTATATTTCCGTTGCAAAGGATTTACCTTTTAAAAAGAGATTTCTTGAAATGGCTGTAATCAGCTTATCCGTAGCGGCACTGTCTTTTGGAGTCGGATTTTTGGTAAAACAATTTTTAGGCATAGATATCTAG
- a CDS encoding type II secretion system F family protein: MPQFKYQAISQTGKRLDGIQDANSESEVIVLLKEKGYIPIKIFEHLDKDISKNFFSFERVKAKDLSNFCRQFYFIIHAGVTIASGLDILRKQIENKKLRGALEGIFKDVQKGQELSQSMKKYKDVFPQLLIHMIEVGEVSGNLDTIMDKMALHYEKESKIQDQIKSAMIYPVILGIASVLVVLFLLTFVMPSFVTMFESSGVELPGPTRALIRISNFVIRYWYMILVFILLAYSLLRIFSKSNRGRIVFDTIKMKIPIVNRAMEKIVSSRFSSTLSILLSSGISLIESIEIVSKVVRNKIVEDGLLLASEELRKGIDLAASLQRIHFFPPLVVSTIRVGEYSGTLDEILEQLAHFYDMEVESAIKSLIAALEPLMIVVMAVLIGSIVIAMVLPMFELGQAI; this comes from the coding sequence ATGCCTCAATTTAAGTACCAAGCAATATCACAAACAGGAAAAAGGCTGGACGGCATTCAGGATGCCAATAGTGAATCGGAAGTAATTGTTTTGCTTAAAGAAAAGGGATATATTCCTATTAAAATTTTTGAGCATTTAGACAAGGACATCTCAAAAAATTTCTTTTCTTTCGAAAGAGTAAAAGCAAAGGATTTATCTAATTTTTGCCGCCAATTTTATTTTATTATCCATGCCGGTGTAACCATAGCAAGTGGATTGGACATTTTAAGAAAACAAATCGAAAATAAAAAATTAAGAGGCGCTCTGGAAGGGATATTTAAAGACGTTCAAAAGGGCCAGGAATTATCCCAAAGTATGAAAAAATATAAAGATGTCTTTCCTCAATTACTCATTCACATGATAGAAGTTGGGGAAGTCAGCGGAAATCTTGACACCATTATGGATAAAATGGCCCTACATTATGAAAAAGAAAGCAAGATACAAGATCAAATTAAAAGCGCCATGATTTATCCTGTCATTCTAGGAATCGCCTCGGTTTTGGTAGTACTCTTTTTGTTAACTTTCGTTATGCCATCTTTTGTTACGATGTTTGAATCTTCAGGAGTAGAATTACCTGGACCCACAAGAGCCTTAATCAGGATTAGTAATTTTGTCATACGATACTGGTATATGATTTTAGTATTCATCTTATTGGCTTATAGTTTACTTAGAATTTTTTCTAAGTCCAATAGAGGAAGAATTGTTTTTGACACCATTAAAATGAAGATACCCATTGTCAACAGAGCAATGGAAAAAATCGTGTCTTCCAGGTTCTCCAGCACTTTATCTATTTTGCTTTCCAGTGGGATTTCTTTAATTGAATCCATAGAAATTGTTTCAAAAGTCGTAAGGAATAAAATCGTTGAAGACGGCTTGCTGCTTGCCAGTGAAGAGCTGAGAAAAGGAATTGATTTAGCAGCGTCATTGCAGAGAATTCATTTTTTTCCTCCCCTGGTTGTCTCAACGATTAGGGTTGGAGAATATTCCGGGACTTTGGATGAAATACTGGAACAATTGGCACATTTTTATGATATGGAAGTGGAATCTGCAATTAAAAGTCTTATTGCAGCCTTAGAACCATTAATGATCGTAGTCATGGCAGTATTAATAGGTTCTATTGTAATCGCTATGGTACTGCCGATGTTTGAGCTTGGACAAGCAATCTAA
- a CDS encoding pilus assembly PilX N-terminal domain-containing protein, giving the protein MGFLKRLIGNEKGFALTFVMLVLVVVSILGLAVVGMSTSAFRMTRIDSDSESAYYIAEAGINYTIDLIRTKVNDLYNRVHSEDEFFSTLENDLDRPITLNSFESNFGRPPEAIITVTGSRKSGKNSADYTLTSKGRIGNSTRTVTSVVTVNWIENENVANLEDIFLYGSRLKFTGSNIIGESGSIIFEEIQLESNPALKVTNFYVNGPLTLDHSSGDIGNRNKPGKIYINGDLNLLSGAVRDIFGEIYVNGDLILVGAKIHGNVYVDGNVELGWTPQINENIYYTGNLKVPEYYDQDLINKCIKVDDVPSFKIPSLDFKLKEDAWFSANGYSIEGNVTQNNIPNNARILADNYYSDSSQSPGGNIIIISKGDIVIRGWRHITGVLITPNGRVTIEGGSFSGTILSREGLTAERGGWNLNMKPISDFFTEGDLPIMLSEKSDTDSESGEEHLNEKNRVIIKSPIQEK; this is encoded by the coding sequence ATGGGATTTTTGAAAAGATTGATTGGAAATGAAAAGGGCTTTGCTCTTACTTTTGTTATGCTGGTCTTGGTTGTGGTATCGATATTAGGTTTGGCAGTTGTAGGGATGTCCACATCTGCTTTTAGAATGACAAGAATTGATTCTGACAGCGAAAGTGCCTACTACATAGCAGAAGCCGGTATTAATTATACGATTGATTTGATTCGAACGAAGGTTAATGATTTATACAACAGGGTCCATTCTGAAGATGAGTTTTTTTCAACTTTAGAGAATGATTTGGATAGACCTATTACTCTAAATAGTTTTGAAAGTAATTTTGGCAGACCTCCGGAGGCAATTATCACAGTCACCGGTTCCCGTAAAAGTGGAAAAAATAGTGCGGACTATACCTTAACCTCCAAGGGACGCATAGGAAACAGTACAAGAACCGTAACCTCCGTAGTAACGGTAAATTGGATTGAGAATGAAAATGTCGCCAATTTAGAGGATATCTTTTTATATGGCTCCAGACTAAAGTTTACCGGAAGCAATATCATTGGAGAGAGTGGAAGCATCATATTTGAAGAAATACAATTAGAAAGCAACCCTGCCCTTAAGGTTACAAATTTTTATGTCAATGGTCCCCTTACCTTGGATCATAGTTCTGGAGATATCGGAAACAGAAATAAACCAGGAAAGATTTATATTAATGGGGATTTGAATCTTCTAAGTGGTGCAGTTCGAGACATTTTCGGAGAAATCTATGTGAATGGTGATTTAATATTAGTAGGAGCCAAAATCCATGGCAATGTCTATGTGGATGGAAATGTTGAATTAGGCTGGACGCCTCAGATTAACGAGAATATATATTATACAGGAAATCTAAAAGTCCCTGAGTATTATGATCAGGATTTAATCAACAAATGTATTAAAGTTGACGATGTACCGTCTTTTAAGATACCTTCCTTGGACTTCAAACTTAAAGAAGATGCATGGTTTTCTGCCAATGGCTACTCAATAGAAGGGAATGTAACTCAAAACAATATACCCAATAACGCCAGAATATTGGCTGATAATTATTATTCGGACAGCAGTCAGAGTCCTGGCGGCAATATTATTATCATCAGTAAAGGCGATATTGTTATAAGAGGCTGGCGCCACATCACAGGCGTATTAATAACCCCCAATGGCCGTGTGACTATAGAAGGAGGTTCTTTTTCTGGAACCATCCTGTCAAGAGAAGGCTTGACCGCAGAAAGAGGGGGCTGGAATTTGAATATGAAACCAATATCGGACTTTTTTACGGAAGGTGATCTGCCTATCATGCTGTCGGAAAAGAGTGATACAGATTCCGAAAGCGGAGAAGAGCACTTAAACGAGAAAAATAGAGTCATTATAAAATCTCCTATCCAAGAGAAATGA
- the pilM gene encoding type IV pilus assembly protein PilM produces MKNITLDIGSQNIRIVEGRGFGKVFTINNLCSIQTPLTVYEDGMLYDINTLANHLKDAMKQHNIKGSYISYIIEGSSILSREIEVPSIKKNELSSMIRYEMENNLPNPVDYYILQFKVTDKFIGEGINRLKILVSAVPKHIVESYIELSKRLDLEPYILNVKHDSVINLFKKQCEENKEIIFLLLDMGHSSIDAMIFEKCRYRYKRRIDFGGKNISEDIAAFYHLPMAEAEKRKKESAQINLENTDENTIESITRKHVDEWIEEINKIILYFTRTNEGHSIHKIWLYGGSSKIPNISEYISVKTGIPTSLVYDIVSTNLIKMNIRKTEIEFKDLYTDYTNALSGCIRNRVMP; encoded by the coding sequence ATGAAAAATATTACATTAGATATCGGCTCCCAAAATATTAGAATCGTTGAGGGCAGAGGTTTTGGTAAAGTTTTTACAATCAATAATCTTTGCAGCATACAAACGCCATTAACCGTTTATGAAGATGGAATGTTGTATGATATCAACACTTTGGCGAATCATCTGAAGGATGCGATGAAGCAGCATAATATAAAAGGTTCATACATCTCCTATATCATTGAAGGTTCTTCCATATTATCCCGAGAAATTGAAGTTCCGTCAATCAAAAAGAATGAACTCTCTTCCATGATTCGTTATGAAATGGAGAACAATCTTCCTAATCCTGTGGATTATTATATACTTCAATTCAAAGTTACAGATAAATTCATTGGAGAAGGAATCAACAGACTAAAGATTCTTGTTTCCGCTGTTCCAAAGCATATAGTGGAGAGCTATATTGAGTTATCTAAACGGTTAGATTTAGAACCTTATATATTAAATGTGAAACATGACTCAGTCATCAATTTATTCAAAAAACAATGTGAAGAAAATAAAGAAATCATTTTCCTGCTTCTCGATATGGGACATAGTTCTATAGATGCTATGATCTTTGAAAAATGCAGATACAGATATAAAAGAAGAATTGATTTTGGCGGTAAAAACATCAGCGAAGACATTGCAGCTTTCTATCATCTTCCTATGGCTGAAGCAGAAAAAAGAAAAAAAGAATCTGCTCAAATTAATTTAGAAAATACGGATGAAAACACAATTGAAAGTATAACAAGAAAGCATGTGGATGAGTGGATAGAGGAGATCAATAAAATTATTCTATATTTTACAAGAACCAATGAAGGACACTCTATTCACAAAATATGGCTATACGGAGGAAGTTCAAAAATCCCTAATATTTCCGAATACATTTCAGTAAAAACTGGCATTCCAACAAGCTTAGTATATGATATTGTGAGTACGAATCTCATTAAAATGAATATTAGAAAGACAGAGATAGAATTTAAGGACTTATACACAGACTATACCAATGCTCTATCAGGCTGTATTAGAAATAGGGTGATGCCATAA